Proteins from a single region of Hermetia illucens chromosome 3, iHerIll2.2.curated.20191125, whole genome shotgun sequence:
- the LOC119650738 gene encoding 4F2 cell-surface antigen heavy chain isoform X3 produces MSESNRNSLKLDIVGARSAPGGGGDAETKRETYKAIPEDDRIPESRKDNPEEKGKTPKMAQNGENGINDGADERMLKDEEKQNLAKKDEVQFISGNQNGDAKIDIGAVDKSFTGMTKEELMKYANDPFWVRLRWVFFILFWALWAAMLICAILIIVHAPKCDAPVALKWWKQGPLVKFKESEFTVGDIDRAKKLQAKGVIYDLPGIYTYDITNPAIEGKIRKIVEEYNKTDINVILDLTPNYVTNSSTIFKEAQQNESHRSPLVWVEKPTTPNNWVAIPPNRRSAWVPVSANNYVLSTFGDGLYDLRMDDPIAKSELKKALQHLIDLGVKGFRFANAKHFIVDKNLQDEVPSGRAGSELDWEFWTHSHTTYQEGLGQLLSEYSLMVHNLTNDDGFLSVSDDLGRPESFKTEYGTFGVDTPMFGQFPFILAEQPHSPKPKQLYNALANIFEMAGNNSWLQWNYGSENLISVDPSAYEIFFMLLPGVPVLPADSPILANVSAATIDHLMNLRQSPSYMHGSFDLYSSGDLIAYSRESIKAGNPGIFVVLNPTPHSVVGNFSQAALPSKMTFDLLSANYNSTNIAVKSKASTDAIPMSPRSAAVLTYVPVKK; encoded by the exons ATGAGTGAGTCGAACCGAAATAGTTTAAAATTGGACATTGTAGGTGCTCGGTCGGCTCCAGGCGGTGGTGGTGACGCGGAGACAAAACGTGAAACCTACAAAGCAATTCCTGAGGACGATCGCATTCCAGAGTCGCGAAAGG ACAATCCAGAGGAAAAGGGGAAAACTCCTAAAATGGCGCAAAACGGCGAGAATGGGATTAATGACGGGGCTGACGAGCGTATGCTGAAGGACGAGGAGAAGCAGAATTTAGCCAAGAAAGATGAAGTTCAGTTCATCTCGGGAAATCAGAATGGAGATGCTAAAATCGACATCGGCGCCGTTGACAAG AGCTTCACGGGAATGACAAAAGAGGAACTGATGAAATACGCTAACGATCCGTTCTGGGTTCGACTACGATGGGTTTTCTTCATATtgttttgggcactttgggctgCGATGTTGATTTGCGCCATCCTGATTATTGTACACGCACCGAAATGTGACGCTCCTGTTGCTCTGAAATGGTGGAAACAAGGACCTCTAGTTAAGTTCAAGGAATCAGAATTTACCGTCGGAGACATTGACCGTGCAAAGAAGCTTCAAGCAAAGGGTGTAATTTATGACTTGCCGGGCATATACACATATGATATTACAAATCCTGCAATCGAAGGAAAAATTAGGAAGATTGTCGAGGAGTACAA CAAAACGGATATCAACGTTATTTTGGACCTTACTCCAAATTATGTGACCAATAGTTCCACCATCTTCAAAGAAGCCCAGCAAAATGAATCTCATCGTTCGCCACTTGTTTGGGTAGAGAAACCGACAACTCCCAATAATTGGGTTGCCATTCCACCGAATCGTCGCTCTGCGTGGGTGCCAGTGTCGGCAAATAATTATGTCTTAAGTACATTTGGCGATGGATTGTACGATCTTCGTATGGATGATCCAATCGCTAAAAGCGAATTGAAAAAGGCCCTTCAGCATTTAATTGACTTAGGAGTGAAAGGTTTCCGCTTTGCCAATGCTAAGCATTTCATAGTCGATAAGAATCTCCAGGACGAAGTACCAAGCGGCCGCGCCGGAAGTGAATTGGATTGGGAATTCTGGACCCATTCACACACAACATACCAAGAAGGACTAGGACAACTATTGAGTGAATATTCCctcatggtgcacaatttgacCAATGATGACGGCTTCTTATCCGTCAGCGATGATTTGGGCCGCCCAGAAAGTTTCAAAACTGAATACGGCACTTTCGGCGTGGACACACCCATGTTTGGACAATTCCCATTCATATTAGCCGAACAACCACATTCGCCTAAACCcaaacaattgtacaatgcgcTTGCAAACATTTTCGAAATGGCTGGAAACAATTCGTGGTTGCAATGGAATTACGGCTCTGAGAATCTCATAAGTGTAGACCCCTCGGCATATGAGATTTTCTTCATGTTACTGCCAGGAGTTCCGGTGTTGCCAGCCGACTCTCCAATTCTTGCCAACGTTAGTGCAGCAACTATTGACCACCTTATGAATCTACGTCAGTCGCCATCGTATATGCACGGATCTTTTGATTTGTATAGCTCGGGTGACTTAATTGCTTATTCAAG GGAAAG CATCAAAGCAGGTAATCCTGGTATTTTTGTCGTATTGAATCCAACGCCGCATAGTGTGGTTGGCAACTTTAGTCAGGCTGCGCTCCCAAGCAAAATGACTTTCGACCTATTGAGCGCTAACTATAATTCCACGAATATTGCTGTGAA AAGCAAAGCTTCAACCGACGCAATACCGATGTCACCACGTTCAGCTGCAGTTTTAACGTACGTTCCCGTGAAAAAATAA
- the LOC119650738 gene encoding 4F2 cell-surface antigen heavy chain isoform X2 has protein sequence MSESNRNSLKLDIVGARSAPGGGGDAETKRETYKAIPEDDRIPESRKDNPEEKGKTPKMAQNGENGINDGADERMLKDEEKQNLAKKDEVQFISGNQNGDAKIDIGAVDKMEEEESFTGMTKEELMKYANDPFWVRLRWVFFILFWALWAAMLICAILIIVHAPKCDAPVALKWWKQGPLVKFKESEFTVGDIDRAKKLQAKGVIYDLPGIYTYDITNPAIEGKIRKIVEEYNKTDINVILDLTPNYVTNSSTIFKEAQQNESHRSPLVWVEKPTTPNNWVAIPPNRRSAWVPVSANNYVLSTFGDGLYDLRMDDPIAKSELKKALQHLIDLGVKGFRFANAKHFIVDKNLQDEVPSGRAGSELDWEFWTHSHTTYQEGLGQLLSEYSLMVHNLTNDDGFLSVSDDLGRPESFKTEYGTFGVDTPMFGQFPFILAEQPHSPKPKQLYNALANIFEMAGNNSWLQWNYGSENLISVDPSAYEIFFMLLPGVPVLPADSPILANVSAATIDHLMNLRQSPSYMHGSFDLYSSGDLIAYSSIKAGNPGIFVVLNPTPHSVVGNFSQAALPSKMTFDLLSANYNSTNIAVKSKASTDAIPMSPRSAAVLTYVPVKK, from the exons ATGAGTGAGTCGAACCGAAATAGTTTAAAATTGGACATTGTAGGTGCTCGGTCGGCTCCAGGCGGTGGTGGTGACGCGGAGACAAAACGTGAAACCTACAAAGCAATTCCTGAGGACGATCGCATTCCAGAGTCGCGAAAGG ACAATCCAGAGGAAAAGGGGAAAACTCCTAAAATGGCGCAAAACGGCGAGAATGGGATTAATGACGGGGCTGACGAGCGTATGCTGAAGGACGAGGAGAAGCAGAATTTAGCCAAGAAAGATGAAGTTCAGTTCATCTCGGGAAATCAGAATGGAGATGCTAAAATCGACATCGGCGCCGTTGACAAG ATGGAAGAGGAAGAG AGCTTCACGGGAATGACAAAAGAGGAACTGATGAAATACGCTAACGATCCGTTCTGGGTTCGACTACGATGGGTTTTCTTCATATtgttttgggcactttgggctgCGATGTTGATTTGCGCCATCCTGATTATTGTACACGCACCGAAATGTGACGCTCCTGTTGCTCTGAAATGGTGGAAACAAGGACCTCTAGTTAAGTTCAAGGAATCAGAATTTACCGTCGGAGACATTGACCGTGCAAAGAAGCTTCAAGCAAAGGGTGTAATTTATGACTTGCCGGGCATATACACATATGATATTACAAATCCTGCAATCGAAGGAAAAATTAGGAAGATTGTCGAGGAGTACAA CAAAACGGATATCAACGTTATTTTGGACCTTACTCCAAATTATGTGACCAATAGTTCCACCATCTTCAAAGAAGCCCAGCAAAATGAATCTCATCGTTCGCCACTTGTTTGGGTAGAGAAACCGACAACTCCCAATAATTGGGTTGCCATTCCACCGAATCGTCGCTCTGCGTGGGTGCCAGTGTCGGCAAATAATTATGTCTTAAGTACATTTGGCGATGGATTGTACGATCTTCGTATGGATGATCCAATCGCTAAAAGCGAATTGAAAAAGGCCCTTCAGCATTTAATTGACTTAGGAGTGAAAGGTTTCCGCTTTGCCAATGCTAAGCATTTCATAGTCGATAAGAATCTCCAGGACGAAGTACCAAGCGGCCGCGCCGGAAGTGAATTGGATTGGGAATTCTGGACCCATTCACACACAACATACCAAGAAGGACTAGGACAACTATTGAGTGAATATTCCctcatggtgcacaatttgacCAATGATGACGGCTTCTTATCCGTCAGCGATGATTTGGGCCGCCCAGAAAGTTTCAAAACTGAATACGGCACTTTCGGCGTGGACACACCCATGTTTGGACAATTCCCATTCATATTAGCCGAACAACCACATTCGCCTAAACCcaaacaattgtacaatgcgcTTGCAAACATTTTCGAAATGGCTGGAAACAATTCGTGGTTGCAATGGAATTACGGCTCTGAGAATCTCATAAGTGTAGACCCCTCGGCATATGAGATTTTCTTCATGTTACTGCCAGGAGTTCCGGTGTTGCCAGCCGACTCTCCAATTCTTGCCAACGTTAGTGCAGCAACTATTGACCACCTTATGAATCTACGTCAGTCGCCATCGTATATGCACGGATCTTTTGATTTGTATAGCTCGGGTGACTTAATTGCTTATTCAAG CATCAAAGCAGGTAATCCTGGTATTTTTGTCGTATTGAATCCAACGCCGCATAGTGTGGTTGGCAACTTTAGTCAGGCTGCGCTCCCAAGCAAAATGACTTTCGACCTATTGAGCGCTAACTATAATTCCACGAATATTGCTGTGAA AAGCAAAGCTTCAACCGACGCAATACCGATGTCACCACGTTCAGCTGCAGTTTTAACGTACGTTCCCGTGAAAAAATAA
- the LOC119650740 gene encoding uncharacterized protein LOC119650740 has product MQKRSVNFFSSNIVMRGIKLKEVLEVYVHLTEMNLVGYVSHGHRSRNLYLNIMLFTYLGTHRERGLRCKWSLSRNFKLRSRFTNKQSDARYTTKTVKHGKRNITVSKEFDEILIGVKNKFLWDSFLTTK; this is encoded by the exons atgcaaaagaggagtgtaaattttttttcatcaaatatagtcatgcggggtatcaaattaaag GAAGTCCTCGAAGTATACGTACATCTAACTGAAATGAACCTGGTTGGTTATGTCTCCCACGGCCACAGATCACGTAATCTTTACTTAAACATAATGCTGTTCACGTATTTGGGTACTCACAGGGAGAGAGGGCTTCGTTGCAAATGGTCCCTATCTAGGAATTTT AAGCTACGTTCACGGTTCACTAACAAGCAATCGGATGCCAGATACACAACTAAAACAGTCAAGCACGGGAAAAGAAATATCACCGTTTCGAAAGAATTCGACGAAATACTAATAGGAGTCAAGAACAAATTCCTTTGGGACTCCTTTTTGACCACAAAATAA
- the LOC119650738 gene encoding 4F2 cell-surface antigen heavy chain isoform X5 codes for MSESNRNSLKLDIVGARSAPGGGGDAETKRETYKAIPEDDRIPESRKDNPEEKGKTPKMAQNGENGINDGADERMLKDEEKQNLAKKDEVQFISGNQNGDAKIDIGAVDKSFTGMTKEELMKYANDPFWVRLRWVFFILFWALWAAMLICAILIIVHAPKCDAPVALKWWKQGPLVKFKESEFTVGDIDRAKKLQAKGVIYDLPGIYTYDITNPAIEGKIRKIVEEYNKTDINVILDLTPNYVTNSSTIFKEAQQNESHRSPLVWVEKPTTPNNWVAIPPNRRSAWVPVSANNYVLSTFGDGLYDLRMDDPIAKSELKKALQHLIDLGVKGFRFANAKHFIVDKNLQDEVPSGRAGSELDWEFWTHSHTTYQEGLGQLLSEYSLMVHNLTNDDGFLSVSDDLGRPESFKTEYGTFGVDTPMFGQFPFILAEQPHSPKPKQLYNALANIFEMAGNNSWLQWNYGSENLISVDPSAYEIFFMLLPGVPVLPADSPILANVSAATIDHLMNLRQSPSYMHGSFDLYSSGDLIAYSSIKAGNPGIFVVLNPTPHSVVGNFSQAALPSKMTFDLLSANYNSTNIAVKSKASTDAIPMSPRSAAVLTYVPVKK; via the exons ATGAGTGAGTCGAACCGAAATAGTTTAAAATTGGACATTGTAGGTGCTCGGTCGGCTCCAGGCGGTGGTGGTGACGCGGAGACAAAACGTGAAACCTACAAAGCAATTCCTGAGGACGATCGCATTCCAGAGTCGCGAAAGG ACAATCCAGAGGAAAAGGGGAAAACTCCTAAAATGGCGCAAAACGGCGAGAATGGGATTAATGACGGGGCTGACGAGCGTATGCTGAAGGACGAGGAGAAGCAGAATTTAGCCAAGAAAGATGAAGTTCAGTTCATCTCGGGAAATCAGAATGGAGATGCTAAAATCGACATCGGCGCCGTTGACAAG AGCTTCACGGGAATGACAAAAGAGGAACTGATGAAATACGCTAACGATCCGTTCTGGGTTCGACTACGATGGGTTTTCTTCATATtgttttgggcactttgggctgCGATGTTGATTTGCGCCATCCTGATTATTGTACACGCACCGAAATGTGACGCTCCTGTTGCTCTGAAATGGTGGAAACAAGGACCTCTAGTTAAGTTCAAGGAATCAGAATTTACCGTCGGAGACATTGACCGTGCAAAGAAGCTTCAAGCAAAGGGTGTAATTTATGACTTGCCGGGCATATACACATATGATATTACAAATCCTGCAATCGAAGGAAAAATTAGGAAGATTGTCGAGGAGTACAA CAAAACGGATATCAACGTTATTTTGGACCTTACTCCAAATTATGTGACCAATAGTTCCACCATCTTCAAAGAAGCCCAGCAAAATGAATCTCATCGTTCGCCACTTGTTTGGGTAGAGAAACCGACAACTCCCAATAATTGGGTTGCCATTCCACCGAATCGTCGCTCTGCGTGGGTGCCAGTGTCGGCAAATAATTATGTCTTAAGTACATTTGGCGATGGATTGTACGATCTTCGTATGGATGATCCAATCGCTAAAAGCGAATTGAAAAAGGCCCTTCAGCATTTAATTGACTTAGGAGTGAAAGGTTTCCGCTTTGCCAATGCTAAGCATTTCATAGTCGATAAGAATCTCCAGGACGAAGTACCAAGCGGCCGCGCCGGAAGTGAATTGGATTGGGAATTCTGGACCCATTCACACACAACATACCAAGAAGGACTAGGACAACTATTGAGTGAATATTCCctcatggtgcacaatttgacCAATGATGACGGCTTCTTATCCGTCAGCGATGATTTGGGCCGCCCAGAAAGTTTCAAAACTGAATACGGCACTTTCGGCGTGGACACACCCATGTTTGGACAATTCCCATTCATATTAGCCGAACAACCACATTCGCCTAAACCcaaacaattgtacaatgcgcTTGCAAACATTTTCGAAATGGCTGGAAACAATTCGTGGTTGCAATGGAATTACGGCTCTGAGAATCTCATAAGTGTAGACCCCTCGGCATATGAGATTTTCTTCATGTTACTGCCAGGAGTTCCGGTGTTGCCAGCCGACTCTCCAATTCTTGCCAACGTTAGTGCAGCAACTATTGACCACCTTATGAATCTACGTCAGTCGCCATCGTATATGCACGGATCTTTTGATTTGTATAGCTCGGGTGACTTAATTGCTTATTCAAG CATCAAAGCAGGTAATCCTGGTATTTTTGTCGTATTGAATCCAACGCCGCATAGTGTGGTTGGCAACTTTAGTCAGGCTGCGCTCCCAAGCAAAATGACTTTCGACCTATTGAGCGCTAACTATAATTCCACGAATATTGCTGTGAA AAGCAAAGCTTCAACCGACGCAATACCGATGTCACCACGTTCAGCTGCAGTTTTAACGTACGTTCCCGTGAAAAAATAA
- the LOC119650738 gene encoding 4F2 cell-surface antigen heavy chain isoform X4, with protein sequence MAQNGENGINDGADERMLKDEEKQNLAKKDEVQFISGNQNGDAKIDIGAVDKMEEEESFTGMTKEELMKYANDPFWVRLRWVFFILFWALWAAMLICAILIIVHAPKCDAPVALKWWKQGPLVKFKESEFTVGDIDRAKKLQAKGVIYDLPGIYTYDITNPAIEGKIRKIVEEYNKTDINVILDLTPNYVTNSSTIFKEAQQNESHRSPLVWVEKPTTPNNWVAIPPNRRSAWVPVSANNYVLSTFGDGLYDLRMDDPIAKSELKKALQHLIDLGVKGFRFANAKHFIVDKNLQDEVPSGRAGSELDWEFWTHSHTTYQEGLGQLLSEYSLMVHNLTNDDGFLSVSDDLGRPESFKTEYGTFGVDTPMFGQFPFILAEQPHSPKPKQLYNALANIFEMAGNNSWLQWNYGSENLISVDPSAYEIFFMLLPGVPVLPADSPILANVSAATIDHLMNLRQSPSYMHGSFDLYSSGDLIAYSRESIKAGNPGIFVVLNPTPHSVVGNFSQAALPSKMTFDLLSANYNSTNIAVKSKASTDAIPMSPRSAAVLTYVPVKK encoded by the exons ATGGCGCAAAACGGCGAGAATGGGATTAATGACGGGGCTGACGAGCGTATGCTGAAGGACGAGGAGAAGCAGAATTTAGCCAAGAAAGATGAAGTTCAGTTCATCTCGGGAAATCAGAATGGAGATGCTAAAATCGACATCGGCGCCGTTGACAAG ATGGAAGAGGAAGAG AGCTTCACGGGAATGACAAAAGAGGAACTGATGAAATACGCTAACGATCCGTTCTGGGTTCGACTACGATGGGTTTTCTTCATATtgttttgggcactttgggctgCGATGTTGATTTGCGCCATCCTGATTATTGTACACGCACCGAAATGTGACGCTCCTGTTGCTCTGAAATGGTGGAAACAAGGACCTCTAGTTAAGTTCAAGGAATCAGAATTTACCGTCGGAGACATTGACCGTGCAAAGAAGCTTCAAGCAAAGGGTGTAATTTATGACTTGCCGGGCATATACACATATGATATTACAAATCCTGCAATCGAAGGAAAAATTAGGAAGATTGTCGAGGAGTACAA CAAAACGGATATCAACGTTATTTTGGACCTTACTCCAAATTATGTGACCAATAGTTCCACCATCTTCAAAGAAGCCCAGCAAAATGAATCTCATCGTTCGCCACTTGTTTGGGTAGAGAAACCGACAACTCCCAATAATTGGGTTGCCATTCCACCGAATCGTCGCTCTGCGTGGGTGCCAGTGTCGGCAAATAATTATGTCTTAAGTACATTTGGCGATGGATTGTACGATCTTCGTATGGATGATCCAATCGCTAAAAGCGAATTGAAAAAGGCCCTTCAGCATTTAATTGACTTAGGAGTGAAAGGTTTCCGCTTTGCCAATGCTAAGCATTTCATAGTCGATAAGAATCTCCAGGACGAAGTACCAAGCGGCCGCGCCGGAAGTGAATTGGATTGGGAATTCTGGACCCATTCACACACAACATACCAAGAAGGACTAGGACAACTATTGAGTGAATATTCCctcatggtgcacaatttgacCAATGATGACGGCTTCTTATCCGTCAGCGATGATTTGGGCCGCCCAGAAAGTTTCAAAACTGAATACGGCACTTTCGGCGTGGACACACCCATGTTTGGACAATTCCCATTCATATTAGCCGAACAACCACATTCGCCTAAACCcaaacaattgtacaatgcgcTTGCAAACATTTTCGAAATGGCTGGAAACAATTCGTGGTTGCAATGGAATTACGGCTCTGAGAATCTCATAAGTGTAGACCCCTCGGCATATGAGATTTTCTTCATGTTACTGCCAGGAGTTCCGGTGTTGCCAGCCGACTCTCCAATTCTTGCCAACGTTAGTGCAGCAACTATTGACCACCTTATGAATCTACGTCAGTCGCCATCGTATATGCACGGATCTTTTGATTTGTATAGCTCGGGTGACTTAATTGCTTATTCAAG GGAAAG CATCAAAGCAGGTAATCCTGGTATTTTTGTCGTATTGAATCCAACGCCGCATAGTGTGGTTGGCAACTTTAGTCAGGCTGCGCTCCCAAGCAAAATGACTTTCGACCTATTGAGCGCTAACTATAATTCCACGAATATTGCTGTGAA AAGCAAAGCTTCAACCGACGCAATACCGATGTCACCACGTTCAGCTGCAGTTTTAACGTACGTTCCCGTGAAAAAATAA
- the LOC119650738 gene encoding 4F2 cell-surface antigen heavy chain isoform X1: MSESNRNSLKLDIVGARSAPGGGGDAETKRETYKAIPEDDRIPESRKDNPEEKGKTPKMAQNGENGINDGADERMLKDEEKQNLAKKDEVQFISGNQNGDAKIDIGAVDKMEEEESFTGMTKEELMKYANDPFWVRLRWVFFILFWALWAAMLICAILIIVHAPKCDAPVALKWWKQGPLVKFKESEFTVGDIDRAKKLQAKGVIYDLPGIYTYDITNPAIEGKIRKIVEEYNKTDINVILDLTPNYVTNSSTIFKEAQQNESHRSPLVWVEKPTTPNNWVAIPPNRRSAWVPVSANNYVLSTFGDGLYDLRMDDPIAKSELKKALQHLIDLGVKGFRFANAKHFIVDKNLQDEVPSGRAGSELDWEFWTHSHTTYQEGLGQLLSEYSLMVHNLTNDDGFLSVSDDLGRPESFKTEYGTFGVDTPMFGQFPFILAEQPHSPKPKQLYNALANIFEMAGNNSWLQWNYGSENLISVDPSAYEIFFMLLPGVPVLPADSPILANVSAATIDHLMNLRQSPSYMHGSFDLYSSGDLIAYSRESIKAGNPGIFVVLNPTPHSVVGNFSQAALPSKMTFDLLSANYNSTNIAVKSKASTDAIPMSPRSAAVLTYVPVKK; encoded by the exons ATGAGTGAGTCGAACCGAAATAGTTTAAAATTGGACATTGTAGGTGCTCGGTCGGCTCCAGGCGGTGGTGGTGACGCGGAGACAAAACGTGAAACCTACAAAGCAATTCCTGAGGACGATCGCATTCCAGAGTCGCGAAAGG ACAATCCAGAGGAAAAGGGGAAAACTCCTAAAATGGCGCAAAACGGCGAGAATGGGATTAATGACGGGGCTGACGAGCGTATGCTGAAGGACGAGGAGAAGCAGAATTTAGCCAAGAAAGATGAAGTTCAGTTCATCTCGGGAAATCAGAATGGAGATGCTAAAATCGACATCGGCGCCGTTGACAAG ATGGAAGAGGAAGAG AGCTTCACGGGAATGACAAAAGAGGAACTGATGAAATACGCTAACGATCCGTTCTGGGTTCGACTACGATGGGTTTTCTTCATATtgttttgggcactttgggctgCGATGTTGATTTGCGCCATCCTGATTATTGTACACGCACCGAAATGTGACGCTCCTGTTGCTCTGAAATGGTGGAAACAAGGACCTCTAGTTAAGTTCAAGGAATCAGAATTTACCGTCGGAGACATTGACCGTGCAAAGAAGCTTCAAGCAAAGGGTGTAATTTATGACTTGCCGGGCATATACACATATGATATTACAAATCCTGCAATCGAAGGAAAAATTAGGAAGATTGTCGAGGAGTACAA CAAAACGGATATCAACGTTATTTTGGACCTTACTCCAAATTATGTGACCAATAGTTCCACCATCTTCAAAGAAGCCCAGCAAAATGAATCTCATCGTTCGCCACTTGTTTGGGTAGAGAAACCGACAACTCCCAATAATTGGGTTGCCATTCCACCGAATCGTCGCTCTGCGTGGGTGCCAGTGTCGGCAAATAATTATGTCTTAAGTACATTTGGCGATGGATTGTACGATCTTCGTATGGATGATCCAATCGCTAAAAGCGAATTGAAAAAGGCCCTTCAGCATTTAATTGACTTAGGAGTGAAAGGTTTCCGCTTTGCCAATGCTAAGCATTTCATAGTCGATAAGAATCTCCAGGACGAAGTACCAAGCGGCCGCGCCGGAAGTGAATTGGATTGGGAATTCTGGACCCATTCACACACAACATACCAAGAAGGACTAGGACAACTATTGAGTGAATATTCCctcatggtgcacaatttgacCAATGATGACGGCTTCTTATCCGTCAGCGATGATTTGGGCCGCCCAGAAAGTTTCAAAACTGAATACGGCACTTTCGGCGTGGACACACCCATGTTTGGACAATTCCCATTCATATTAGCCGAACAACCACATTCGCCTAAACCcaaacaattgtacaatgcgcTTGCAAACATTTTCGAAATGGCTGGAAACAATTCGTGGTTGCAATGGAATTACGGCTCTGAGAATCTCATAAGTGTAGACCCCTCGGCATATGAGATTTTCTTCATGTTACTGCCAGGAGTTCCGGTGTTGCCAGCCGACTCTCCAATTCTTGCCAACGTTAGTGCAGCAACTATTGACCACCTTATGAATCTACGTCAGTCGCCATCGTATATGCACGGATCTTTTGATTTGTATAGCTCGGGTGACTTAATTGCTTATTCAAG GGAAAG CATCAAAGCAGGTAATCCTGGTATTTTTGTCGTATTGAATCCAACGCCGCATAGTGTGGTTGGCAACTTTAGTCAGGCTGCGCTCCCAAGCAAAATGACTTTCGACCTATTGAGCGCTAACTATAATTCCACGAATATTGCTGTGAA AAGCAAAGCTTCAACCGACGCAATACCGATGTCACCACGTTCAGCTGCAGTTTTAACGTACGTTCCCGTGAAAAAATAA